A single window of Maylandia zebra isolate NMK-2024a linkage group LG2, Mzebra_GT3a, whole genome shotgun sequence DNA harbors:
- the LOC143421733 gene encoding uncharacterized protein LOC143421733, whose amino-acid sequence MDSADSAASTPTLATLAAMLERHEQMFVHLRGELAALTQAVAQRTPLPAIPPAAAPLQEASASAVKPVLSSPLCPPARPPPPPQLVGGQLVYDISRIMDSRRRGRGFQYLVDWEGYGLEERSWVPRAAILDRNMLRDFHRRHPAGSRPWLSQLLAIS is encoded by the exons ATGGACTCAGCAGACTCGGCGGCCTCCACTCCCACTCTCGCCACCCTGGCCGCAATGCTGGAGCGACACGAACAGATGTTTGTTCATCTCCGTGGCGAGCTCGCTGCTCTCACGCAGGCTGTGGCCCAACGAACACCCCTGCCGGCAATTCCACCTGCCGCCGCTCCTCTCCAGGAAGCCTCGGCCTCAGCA GTCAAGCCGGTGCTCTCCAGCCCGCTGTGTCCTCCTGCCAGGCCCCCGCCGCCCCCCCAGCTTGTGGGTGGTCAGCTGGTCTATGACATCTCCCGCATCATGGACTCCCGGCGCCGCGGCAGGGGTTTTCAGTACCTGGTGGATTGGGAGGGCTACGGGCTAGAGGAACGTTCCTGGGTGCCTCGGGCGGCTATTCTGGACAGGAATATGCTTCGGGACTTCCATCGCAGGCATCCAG ctggctcccgcccttggctcTCACAGCTGTTGGCGATCAGCTGA